The Lycium barbarum isolate Lr01 chromosome 11, ASM1917538v2, whole genome shotgun sequence genome contains the following window.
GTGTCGATTGATACTTGATTGCGAGCATGTTTATCTTTcagtctcttcctttatatacgttagctaattgttgtcagcctatgatacctaccagtatttagtgtttgtactgatactaccttgttgcattcttttatgagtgcagagtacgtgacAGGATCTACTTCATCTCCTCGTGGCTGATTCCCGAGGCTTCCTGACGAGCATCTAGGGTGAGCACATGGACGGATCTGCAGCCGAATGCCTCTTCTTACGTACTTGTCTTATTTGATATTTCGAGACAGTATTCCACTTTTTCAGACTATGTATTCATATTCAGACTTATAGTTTTGtggtagtggctcttgtacggccCTAGACCAGATTCCTTGGGATTGTTTGTATTATTTCCGCATTTATTTACTTATCCATTCTAGACTTATGATATATATTCGATGGATGGGTTTACTTTATTGTTGATTTGAATCGTGATTAAGGGATGGGTTCCCCTACCAAGTGGGTaaagggtaggtgcccgcgcgtTCCCCGATTTGGGATGTGACAGATAAATAACAAGAGATGAGATGGAGGTGCCTTAGCTTATATGGTGAGCTATCTTTATAGAAACCAAAACAAGACTTTTCAACCCTAACGGTCGACTGGTGTGACCCGACTGTACCCCCACATGCTTCTCTGCCATAGTACTCTGATCGAGATTCGTTGATATGAACCGAGTAGGTGGAAGTGGATGCCAGCTGTGGAGGCCCTCCCGGCCTCTCTGAGCTTCCGATTGCTGAAATTAGCCCGGACACGAATTTTACCCAATACAAATATGTTAGTACAACTGTACAAGCATTAGGTGGTAATCTTGAAAGGATTAGTGAATTTCCATTTTATATTTATTGTGTTTGTGAAATGGAGTAAAAGATCTCAGATATCTGCTTTCCCTTTGATGGGACGATAAGAGACAACTTTGGATACCAACACATGATAAAAATCTGAACATTTGATTGGAGACATCAGAGGTCACTTCTTCTTGACTAAGGAAAAATGTCATTGAAACGTCACACAATGAATCTGCTACATCTGTTTCTATCATTAGCTTTTACAAAGAAAAATATAGTCATAGAAGATATTCAGATACACTATGCTCATGGTTCTTTTATCTTCACCTGAAGCTTCTGTctgtctttcttttctttctttcttcttttttggtGCTATGAAGGTATACCAAACCGTCATACTTGACTTGAGATAGCTGTGGATTTGAAAGAGTTATAACTCTTATGGAGATTTTAAATTGGTGATCAATCAACCCCTTGGTAATCATTCAGTTAAAAAGTCTGACCTGAATTGATTCAATGCTATATTACGCATCAGTCACTCAAAACGATTTATTATTAACAAAAATTTGAATGAAACTTGACTTTTGAATTCTTAGCCAAATTGacgaaataaaaatgaaaaatattccAATTTCATGTCTTAAATGAAATGAGTGGATTaggatttttttttacttttagaaAAATAGAACCCAAGGTTCAAgtacaatctatatataatataaagctaggcatagacaaggtgatgtggcacatctctatggcctccattcctatttatcttttttctcattttttaaaatttttctgTTTAACATATCTATTTAATTTTCTCTTTCCCAACATAAATAATACAACCGTTAACAATATATTGAACTAAAACTAATGAAACATACGGTTACAACCATTTAGTCGACATAGTATTAAGCTGCAAACGTGCCTTTTCGGATGCATATAACATTAAGCTGCAATTGTCTTTCCTTATTCCAAGTTAAAAGTTTTAACTTCCCCACATCTTTCCCTGCctgttttcctttctttcttttttgagaATACCTGCCCTGCTGCCTCTGCTCTCGTTCGGGCCCCGAGAATCCCCGGATCACTATGGCCGACTTTCGTCTCTGTTCGACCAGTCGGTCTCACAGTCAGGCACCAGAATGGAGTCCAATAGAGTTCTGCCAAGCGGTTTTTGGGGAAGAAGCGGTGAATGACCTATCTTTATTGAAGACATCTATTGTGTGGAATGTCAAAAAGATCGGTAAAGTCGAGAAGCAGAGAGAGGCCAAAGATTAGCTCTATCTCCTCTACCGAATCTCCTGCGACTGGCTTGGCTCCCTCTTGCTCTGGTCTACACTCCTTCTGTAAAGAAAGGAGAAGAGAGAGGCGCGTCTTGAGCCACACCGTCCTCTAGCCCAGCCCCAAGTAATTTATAAAGGCTGCAAGTCCATAAGCATCCTGTTTCTGATCTAATTCATTTTATGTCGTTTGACACAATGATTTTACTTTCTGCTTGATCAGTTTTGATGTACTAAAACTGCTTCtattttattttctaaaatatagGTGACTGAACTTTCTCCAGGAGAGGCCGAGAGTGTGGCTGGTGGATATGAGAAAAGCATCAATCATATTATAGTTGGTTTAAAAACTGTTTAAGGAACCAAAAAGTTGAAGCTTGAGCCTACTGTATATGATGCCTTGATTAAAGAAAAGGTAAGCGTTTGTGACATACCTGTCAATACAGGTAATTTTCCCCTTCGATAAGAATGATTATGAATATTCTTCCCTTCGTAGCATCAAAATGTTACATCTAAGTTGCACCATTTCTTTATGGTGTCATTTTATTTAATCATTCTCTGTCGCGTGTTCTAagaaggctttttttttttttgtgagagaAATGCACATTTTCCATATTTTAATGTGGCacagtctatgtttatgatgcttTAAGTGCAAATGCCTGAGAAGATCAGTACAACACTCAATGGTGGTGATATTATGCTGGCTGTTTTCAAAATTGGTGGTGAGAATTTCTATTTTTTTgatgtatacactttccgatagaAACATATTAATAAATGACATGGTTGTCTATGAAATGTGAACTATGAACTATGATTTTATATTTTGCAGGGGTAAAGGTAACTTGCCTTATTGATTTCATCAAGAAACTTCCATCAACATAGATTCTTCACATTGCTAATTTTATGTAAAAGTGCTCAGTGTAATATTTTTTTACTCCCAAAACACTTATGAGAATATTTTGATGTCTCTTCTTCCTTCTCTCAGATTATCTTCTTTAATGGAAGTTGTATTATGTTTGCGctaaataagaagaaaaaaactTAGTTTTATTACTCGAATTGATTATGCgttaaataagaaaagaaaaaaacttagTTTTATTACTTGTACTGATTATGCGCTTCTCTTTATTGGTGCTAGAGAAAAAGGAAGTGAGAGAGAGAACGTGAATTTgcagagaaaaagaaaaatgtgGATAGTTGGAAAATAATTGGATATCTATTTCCTCCGAGTCTTCGATATGGAttcattattttatttattttccttcttcttttcaTTCTTAGTTCTACTTGACTTGAATTATGAGAAAACTAAAAAAATTCCTTTGTGTATAGTTTATTATCCATGTAATTTCCATGCATAATTTACGTTTTGCAAATTTCaacaaaatcacaaaaaaaaaaaaaaaatcgaacgAATTAAGGGTAATCTATTTCCTCTAACAAATTATAGTATAAGGTTTTTTTTAATGAATTCTAATGTAATGTTTAGTtccttatcttcttctttttttcaaatttagtTAAGTTACCTAAACTTAAATGCTAAGATGGACAAGATAAAGGTGTAACACTGACAAGTTGATTATTACACAATAAGCTAAAGAAGCAAAACCACTCTTTTTACATGTAAAAATAATTATTAGCCACCATATATCCTGCAACttttcattattatattttttattttatgttttgtttttcaATTATAAAGAGTTGTTTCGTATTTATATTGAAATGTTTTCCGTACCAACACTTTAGGCTAAATTTTATATCGGATGTTAGATTAGTATTTTCTTTCATTGAAGATATGACGCTAAAATGATTATTTATATACATGATAATTTATTTCTTCGACTTTATCTAGATTTACAAACAAAATACATACTCTATTAATTTTTAATGACTGCGCGAAGTGCGGATTACTTCACTAGTATTGTAAATAAGGCATATGTTGTCTAGGCTAAATTTTGGAAATGATACATTTATTTCCATATCTTCCAACTACTTTATTGCCTACTTTGATTTCACATTATTATACTTTATTAGAAGCATGAGTTGGGGGTGGTTtcgtcgtccacctccaactcaggtaaataaaataaaagagtaaaaaaaaaaagtggacctcatatactaaaaaaaaccaagcaatataaaaattaaaaattaaaaagtgaaccccatattagaaaaatcaagcaatatcaaaaaaaaaaaaaaaaaaaaacgtgcatcccatattaaaaaataaaataattttttttttatactatattagaagcatgagTTGGGGGTGGTTTCGTCGTCCACGTCcaactcattaaaaaaaaaaaggtgaaccccatactagaaaaatcaagcaatataatttatttatttttaaaaagtggaccccactacccccaaactcattaaaaaaaaaaaaaaaaaaaaaagaggactcCATATTAaagaaaatcaagcaatatcaaaaaaaaaaaatgtgcaccccatattaaaaaatcaaacaatatttatgtaattcccaaagtatccccattaagtcaataatggtggattcattgtcacatgtgtatcaacccattagtgagagcaaatgaaattattgtacagcaaaaaacgtggacctcatattattgtttttcttcaaaaggttaagtagccaaaccatacaatttcctttcttttcttatattagcctgagatctaatctagatatttaactgttgtatttgctattccgccatgtcatttatttgttatgtttactaaaataaatatacttaaaatatttatattttaaaataagatagaatttaattactttttcatttttattcttactctaataaatgtgaaaagagattaatgtcgtaaaagaaaaaatattaaatggagatcaaataataaataaggtaaattagtcaaattataattttaattgacgtttccttaaaaaaacgtgcaaaagacaacatgacaagtaaaatgagctaaaccaagaatattcaccaaaaattaaaaaatagtagttcttcttttaaatagaaaatcaagtttctactttgtttcgttttaaacatgtaaaattaatataataatttgaattagaattatccaaatcaaaatttgataaaaaataataagtattgtttaggtccaatctatatacattaacaatagaatattttacacctttaaattaatcgaattaaaattcaaagtatcaactgatgcttaaatattgctattgttttgtctcaaagagagaaaaatagtttccttttaaacaagtcttctcttttaaaaagtactaataaatttttgcaaactttgtattcgcagcaaacactaatataataaaattttggatacggagcacaaactacaatgttatattaatggTGCTTTGAATATAGTAtgtgtgtgtttatatatatatatatatattattactacccaaacacaactacatacacatacatacacgaTAATCCAAAGTGttacgggcataggccatctagttatTACGTAATGACAGGCTCCTCGCAGATCTTAACTGATGGTTATGATGTTTTAAGTTTTGATCAGCTAAGAAACAGCTAGTTTTCAATCTTAACACAATTATTTATCCTAATCATGCAGTAGACATTTCAACAAGGATGGCTTCTGTCACCCTGCTGCAGCTTGCACTAGATTTTCTCCTTTATTTTCCAAGAAAGCGACTTAAGTTTTGGATCATTTTCCTGTAGTTTGGAGTTCCTTTTAGTTTAAAATAATCTTTTGGAGGTGGGAGCTAGGCTAGCATAGGCATACTAAAAATGATACACCAGCTGATGTGATTAAGTCAAAAAAGAAGCTAAAGTACAATGATAACTCGTGACTAGCCACACAGAACGAGCAACCTTGGTCTCCATGGAAATATAAATGACGTGATACACAGGATAAAACATTAAGCGAAAAGCAAAAATCAGTAAGAATGAGATAAACCAACCATTAGTTTTGAAGACCAAATGGTTTTCTTATTCCTCAATAAATTTTTGTTATATACAGTAGCTTACAGTTCCAATTAAACGTTAGATTCAAAACAGATGCCAACTATTGAACTACTAATCCTGTCATTTGGCCGCGTAAAAGTTGGCAACATGAAAAATATGCTCCTATAGAATAAAACTTAACTGATCCCTAGCTTTGCTATAGCTTTTCTCCCCCACATATATGAGGAAGTCTCCATGAGCCTCGTACACAAATTCATACGATGAAGTTCATGTATTCCATTGATACGGTGCTGCTGTCCCTTCCATTTTTGGACGGTTAGCTTCCAAAATCTTAAGACCTTTCTGCAGGGCTAGCTAGAGTCTAGTAACATGATAAACATACGCCAAACAAGGCAATTTCCTTGTCCTGGCAAAATGGAAGATAAGTTCTATAAAATTAGATAAGATGCTAAACGCCTGTGCGGAACAGGTGTTTATGTCTTAGTTCTACTCAAGCACTACTTGTGGATGAATATAGATTAATGATTAATAAATTTAGGTGATCTTTTCTAATTTGTTTAAGCATAATCAAACAGTAATTGAACAATCATAAATAGAGCGGACTGGAAATGTCATCAACAGAGAAAAGAGGTTTGTAACTCCTAATTAGCGGAGCTTGTCACTCAAAATACAAAACTTTCATAGTTGAGAAATCAAGCAAATATAGTAGTATATAGAAAAGGGGGACAGCCACATTAACATTTAATTGTTTTACTTTATCTTTACCTATTCTCTATGTACTTCCAGTGAGAGGTGAATAACATTCTCATAAGTGTTGAAGTTCAACTTGAAAATTGGAGTTACTCTTATAGCTTTCTGAGTAAATTACCTACGCAAAAACAACTCCATGCAACTTTTCAAATGGTAAAGCAAGAGAAAGTCCCTTACGTAACTTTTCCATTGATAGCATAGCATCCTCAGTGATAACTCTTCAAGTGGTGGGTGCATTACTAGTAGTCGGACGCGGTAACAGCTGACCTTGCTGTGCTGTATGTGAACCTAAGCCAAAAATGTTCATAGGCTGCAAAGGAAAGCAATATAATAAATAGAAAGAGAATTCAGGAAACTCACATGATGAAAGTAGGTATACATTGAAGAAAACATTTGTTGACGATATGTCTCAGGATATTACTGATATAAAACAGATAGCTGTGTATCTCTAAAAGATTTGCAGAAAATCAGTTTATCAGTAGCTAACTTTGAGGATTTCAAATTGTTTTCTGTTAGAGTCCTCTGTGGCTTGAATTGAGGAGCTAGTTTCCTCTTTCTTTGTGATTTGGTTTTGCAGATGAGTCAGTAGCATATTTTTCTACTTTCAGTTAGGAATTGAAGCTATAAATGCATGTCTCTGAGTTGTTAATAAAATAGTTCCTTTTGACTGCAAGCCAGTATATTTCTCTTAGCATTCTCTGTTATTTCTCTAAGTTTCTTTTGCTAAAAACCAACAATATTCAAATGGTAGGTGGAAGATCAAACCTGAGAAGCACCTTGAAGTGGATGGAACCCCATGTAACTGGCATATTGGTCAGCAAAGTTGGGATTCTGCATATGGCGTTGATAGTTAACTTGATTCAACATTGAATTCTGGCACATTGCAGCTTGATTAGGCGCAGCTTGTGTCATTGCTGGATCAACCAAAGGAAGCCTAGCTAAATGCATAGCATTGTGAATGGAAGGAACCGTGGGCGGGCGCATCCCCATTCCCATTCTTGACATGTAGTGATGGACACCGGGAAACATCATTGATGCCATGCCACTTCCCATCCACATCATCTAAAAACCACCATAAAGAAACATCATGGTTACAAAGAATTTCTATATACTATAAGGTCATCTAAAGGTAACTACAAGTACTTGTCCATAACAACCGAGATTTATAACCTGGAAAATATGACTTCTATAACAGGTTTAAATACACAGATAGTGTAAAAGTTCTTTATGCATTGtcagtgtatataagttaaatgtAGAAACATTTGGGTCATGGACAAATGATTCGCTAACTCACCCCATATGATTTTATGAGTTCATACCTGAAGTTGCATCTGAAGTGACTTCAAGTATTCAATAGCCTCATCCAGCATTGATGCTTTATCAGTCTGAAAAAAAGTAAGCCAGGAAACATAAAATTAGAAATTCCTGAAAAAAACAAGCTGAGTGGGTTTAAAGCACCACCAAGAAGTCCCAGTCTTTAGTTCAATACATTAGCTTTTGCAGTAGGTATAGAGAGTAAAATAAACCTGCTCTAAATGGTTGAAACATTATCTCATATATCTAAGTCATGATATACCTCTTACTTGTGCTTAGTTTAAACTTAAACTTAGTTAAAAGTTGTGCCCGATACTTTTCTACTTTTCAATGCTAACAATTTCATAATGAGATGAAAACTACAAATATTGTCATGAAAATTACAATCAACCTCAAGCTGCCTCAGATTCCTCAGCCCCGTACCTTAGTAGAGTGAGGAAGAAGCTCTTGCAGGGCCTTCATCTTCTCGTTGATTCTATCCCTCCGTCTCTGCAGAGAGCAAGTATATTTGATGATTAAGGTATATCTCtttaaagaaatatatatatatatatatatatatatatatatatatatatatatatatatatatatatatattaggaagATCAACAAATTCTACCCTTTCAGATAGGTTATGCACTTCTGCAGCACGGCTCCTTCGCGCAGTTCCAGATTTTTGGGCTGACTTGTTTCCTCCAGCTGATTCTAGCTCATCAGCCTACATAAAATATTATGCAGCTTCAGTACTCTCTTCATGGAAAAGATAGGTTAGCTTTGGTTGTTTAGCCTAGGGACTTAGAAATGATAGAAGACAGGGATAATTACACTTTTGGACCGCTCAAAAaaataatagccagcaaatgtcTAGGTtctgtatattaagtataaatatacatacgatatacatattatatacacaaaatataaatataatatacctaattatacataaatataatcaatgtataggttttgtatattttggctagcgcccAATTAATTTTGGCCGACGGAccaaagatgaaaaaaaaaatcccaatacATATAACTTACTTTACTCTGGCATTCTGGTTCTTCACCATCTCTGGTTTTCCTTTTGTGGCTCTGGCTATTGGTAGCTATAGATTGATTGCATGTTCTTGCATAACTACTACCCGATCCGCCTGACGATGATGTATTAGCTGGTTCAAATGTGTCTCGGTCCATTGTATCGCTTTGTGGACTAACTTTTCCAGTATAATCAGTGATCATTGCTGCAGATAAACCTCTTTTTGCAGTACTGCTCGAAAATCGGCTAGTATCAGCATCAATAGCAACTTGATTGCTCCCACAGTGGCTTGAACCAACTGTCATCACAGACACTTCTTTAACATTGCTTCTAGAAGCTTCTTTGCCACCAAGCTGCACATTGGAGGACCTTACAGGTGGAGGAAAGTTGTGAAATCTTGGAGGGGGCATTGGATTTGGATCGAAAACGGAATGATGTTGTTGTGGAAGAACATGGTTGATCTCTAATGGATCAAACTTGAAAACCTTATTGTTGTCCTCTGATTGCCTAATTGACTTATCAGCTTCTAATGGAGTTGTTGAAATTTCAGATAAGAAAGGGGAACAAAACTCTTTATCGAACGAATCATCGATAGGGCAGTCAAGCCATGGGACAGTTTCATCATCTTGAATCAAATTGGTCTGATTTCCAATGGATCCAGCAACTCTTATTGTTTGTTGATCATGTTTGTTAAACTGATCATAGCCTGGCTGCTTTTTATGTGTTTGGCTGTGTAATACTACTTCCCCATTTCGCCACAATAGCTCCACTAGCTCATGATCAAATCTATAGAAAGGCCAGTCAGTTGAAGCTAATTCAAGATTTTTGATAAATTTAACATAATTTGGTTATGTGGTCAAGAGAGTGTATTTATTTACCCCATGGCCTTCTTTTGATGTGGAACAGCAAGTTCAGCCTCAATATTCCATTCAGGTAGACAAGGATTCATAGCCAAAACTACTGCATGTGAAGGGAAAAAAATAGTCTTTAGACATAGTAAAAGGGTAGTCACAAAACCATCAAATTTTGCAATACGAAAAAAGACAGAATTGAATGATTAATTTATTAGTAGTACTCCTTCTACTTGGTCAAAGACTAAAAGGGGTAAAAAGAATGCTTTTTCTATATCAAGAAAAAAGTGGATCTCTTCCAAATGATCATAAAAACAAGTTGAAAAATGAACAAAAAGAGAATACAAAATTGAGCAAATAGGAAACTAGTACAATCTCTAATTAAAAGCATGCTGAGATCACTAATACTATAGACAAGCATGACATAACACTGAAGTTTCAACAGTTTTATCACAACTTGTCCTTCCCCCATATCAAAACCAacaccccccaccccacccaaaacaaagaagaagaagaacaagagggaGAAAACCAAATACAAGAATGGAAAGAAAGACTTTTCTTTCTCAGTACAGAGTGATTCTGCCATTTACCTtactgaaagaaggaaatagaaCAGTTTCTCTGAAAAGTTAAATTACCAAGAAACGAACCTGCACACAACATAAACACAACACGTCAAAAAAAAGGGTAAAAATTCAATCTCTTTTCACATCACACCTCATTTCTAAAAGCAACATAACATGACCAAGCAAAGAAGTGAACCAAAAAAACCATACCTTTAGATTTAGTAGAAATGGAACAAACACCAAAAATATTATAATGGAAAAAAACAACAAACCCCaagtgaggaaaaaaaaaaaactatgtggTCTATGTTTAACTCATTGAAGAGTTAGAAAAAAATGAGTGTGGACAcaacaaagaaagaagaaacaGACAGTACTGTGAGCATCATTTTTGGAGTTGGACAGTAGTAATAGCAAGTATTAATGAGAGAGAAAATGACGTGTGCATTATCTTTGGATACAGAAAAAAACCAGTGGCTTTAGCTGTCAATATAGGGTCCCCCAGTTTAGCTGTATGAAATCTTAGTGGTCGTTCGGTAAATGGCCAAAATTATTCCGAGATTATAATTTCGGGATTAATTTATCTCATAtcttgagattattttatatcatttcctagatggtataaaatagtttcaggatatcccagcttatattatgggatgcattttatactttgtttggtataATGTATAAATTTATtttaccaaacatgatataaaaaaTTAATGCTGGGATATCCCAACTTATAGCATGCGCAAACGACCCCTTATTTTCTACTCCTATGGGACCCTTCTACCTTGTGGATCTAATACTGCTAAATCCTGTAGCCACGTTCGCACTTATCCtcttttttctattattttaaagGGTTACTTAATAGGTTAAAAAATCTCTAAACAAGTAGTAGTATCACTTTTTAAAttaaaactttttaaaataaCTCTAAACTATTACTCcgtctgtttcaatttatttgtctagtTTTGACCTGATACGgcatttaagaaagtaaagatgACATTTGAATCTGATGGTCTTAAGCTAGCGTTTGGCAATAGATTCCCagattttttgtttttgaaaaacttgatttgggttaagtttttcaagttttgaaaatgtgtttggccataatttttcaaaacatatttcactttttattttgaaaaacatgaaacattacttatattcataagttctaaaaactatcaagaatatccaaccatacaaaacataaatacttgttAATCCTAAATTATGCAAaacatgatattttaataacAACTGCTAATAACACTTATTAGCTACTATAATTTAAATTACAATATAAAGATCCATTTTTATCTTCGCAATGGATTTCTACAGATGGCAGAACAATTTTCCCTAAGGTTTCTTTTTCTACTGCTTGGGCATAGCTTAGCTCGTTCACTTTATAGAAAAGATTGTTTTAATTGTGAAAACATGACAGATATGTCTTTAATGGAGGAACATGGTATATCAAATCAGTTGGGGTCATAAATAGATGGgctttttttataaaatacaaaagtttGGGATAGTTGTTAAACGTTTTGAAAAGGTCAAAACATAAATCTTAGCCCAAAAACAGGTTTGAGCTAGAATTTGGGATTTGAAtatttgttttcaaaatctgtcaattttttatggccaaacaaatatttgaaaacaaatcttcaaaatATGCTCCTAAAATCTATGGTCAAACGTGAGctaaattaaagatatgtggAATGTACCAACAtgtcctttaatcttgtggtcttaaacatgcaaTGTGGAAGTTGGAACTAAGGAGTTGCCAAAAATGAAAGAGACATTCTTTCTTAaatggactaaaaaggaaagtaagacaaacaattTGAAACAGAGAGAATTGTTCTGCCTATTTCATACTTATATTATTGGGTTTTTACAGAATCCCCTAAACTttcatgaacaataacaacatacccagtgaaatcccacaatgtgggatcTGCGAAGGGTAAAGTGTATGCGGACCTTACCCTACCTCGGAAAGTAAGGaagttgtttccgaaagaccct
Protein-coding sequences here:
- the LOC132617138 gene encoding transcription factor PIF4 isoform X1; this translates as MNPCLPEWNIEAELAVPHQKKAMGFDHELVELLWRNGEVVLHSQTHKKQPGYDQFNKHDQQTIRVAGSIGNQTNLIQDDETVPWLDCPIDDSFDKEFCSPFLSEISTTPLEADKSIRQSEDNNKVFKFDPLEINHVLPQQHHSVFDPNPMPPPRFHNFPPPVRSSNVQLGGKEASRSNVKEVSVMTVGSSHCGSNQVAIDADTSRFSSSTAKRGLSAAMITDYTGKVSPQSDTMDRDTFEPANTSSSGGSGSSYARTCNQSIATNSQSHKRKTRDGEEPECQSKADELESAGGNKSAQKSGTARRSRAAEVHNLSERRRRDRINEKMKALQELLPHSTKTDKASMLDEAIEYLKSLQMQLQMMWMGSGMASMMFPGVHHYMSRMGMGMRPPTVPSIHNAMHLARLPLVDPAMTQAAPNQAAMCQNSMLNQVNYQRHMQNPNFADQYASYMGFHPLQGASQPMNIFGLGSHTAQQGQLLPRPTTSNAPTT
- the LOC132617138 gene encoding transcription factor PIF4 isoform X2 — its product is MNPCLPEWNIEAELAVPHQKKAMGFDHELVELLWRNGEVVLHSQTHKKQPGYDQFNKHDQQTIRVAGSIGNQTNLIQDDETVPWLDCPIDDSFDKEFCSPFLSEISTTPLEADKSIRQSEDNNKVFKFDPLEINHVLPQQHHSVFDPNPMPPPRFHNFPPPVRSSNVQLGGKEASRSNVKEVSVMTVGSSHCGSNQVAIDADTSRFSSSTAKRGLSAAMITDYTGKVSPQSDTMDRDTFEPANTSSSGGSGSSYARTCNQSIATNSQSHKRKTRDGEEPECQSKADELESAGGNKSAQKSGTARRSRAAEVHNLSERRRRDRINEKMKALQELLPHSTKTDKASMLDEAIEYLKSLQMQLQMMWMGSGMASMMFPGVHHYMSRMGMGMRPPTVPSIHNAMHLARLPLVDPAMTQAAPNQAAMCQNSMLNQVNYQRHMQNPNFADQYASYMGFHPLQAYEHFWLRFTYSTARSAVTASDY